In Malus sylvestris chromosome 16, drMalSylv7.2, whole genome shotgun sequence, the following are encoded in one genomic region:
- the LOC126609403 gene encoding RING-H2 finger protein ATL56-like, with protein sequence MPPPPSPSPSPPPPPPPHHPHSHVIPQTPPPKPNPKLLSLIIKALVMTFITSLFFLFLGFAATVLFPFFAAGALHRRRTQSPHPSSGFSPKHLKALPQFRFRAALPRPQSQSSSSSPSPSPQTDCVVCLDSFREGQWCRKLPACDHVFHRRCLDTWLVKVSACPICRTRVRLDYGDTESVVDLEGEEEAKYLWNFNRNNNGLRV encoded by the coding sequence ATGCCTCCTCCTCCATctccatctccatctcctcctcctcctcctcctccccacCACCCCCACAGCCATGTAATTCCACAAACACCACCTCCAAAACCCAACCCAAAGCTCCTCTCTCTAATCATCAAGGCCCTGGTGATGACCTTTATAAcctccctcttcttcctcttcctcggCTTCGCCGCCACCGTTCTCTTCCCCTTCTTCGCCGCTGGCGCTCTCCACCGCCGCCGCACCCAATCCCCCCATCCCTCATCTGGGTTCTCTCCCAAACATCTCAAGGCTCTCCCCCAATTCCGCTTCAGAGCTGCCCTGCCCCGGCCCCAATCGCAATCGTCGTCCTCGTCGCCGTCGCCGTCGCCGCAGACAGACTGCGTTGTTTGCCTCGACTCGTTCCGGGAAGGCCAGTGGTGCAGGAAACTCCCGGCGTGCGATCACGTATTCCATAGGCGCTGCCTGGACACCTGGTTGGTTAAGGTGTCGGCGTGCCCGATTTGCCGAACGCGTGTAAGGTTAGATTACGGGGACACAGAGTCGGTGGTTGATTTGGAAGGAGAAGAGGAAGCAAAGTACTTGTggaattttaatagaaacaacAATGGTTTGAGGGTTTGA